A stretch of the Chloroflexia bacterium SDU3-3 genome encodes the following:
- a CDS encoding GAF domain-containing sensor histidine kinase: MKEIDDHFSKEEIKRRSKLFYGTLMVLLLPFILIPLLLSLIIRTFYPQIPIPNHPDMIGNVITLFLIIVAMVVLVRLGKPTLSAILLVGIWLTAIIITLVNGSINDNVAALLVIPIIIAGLLINGQASISIALISSALVWTIAWFKQDAPILFLDNRIQFQPQYGHAIFWTALFWTIAGLTWILSNTIQRALRESHDQALAFSQLSEQLEQRVAEQTLELARRANRAEALYDVSRALASTLDLLSVLNMIGEQAAHLLGFEGALVLLTDSETGEFVVEGASHAAINTFILATLQPALRHVLHSNEPQIIALGAGAAGEKTSALALPLRYGTNVEGILMLMDSRGAATRSSDDLHLAQGLADQAAIAIANTQFLEQAREAATLEERTRLARDIHDTLAQGLTGIVMQLGAVQRALAHAPGEAEVHLDLAQRMARESLAEARRSVWNMRSPALERGNIADALGNLAAHPAQPGLQVDLDVRGAPYPLETAAESALLRVSQEALVNTSKHAKATKVQIQLDYTPDAICLLICDNGIGFQNIDKVDTAPTPGVRGGFGLMGMRERLRALGGRLDITNSAGAQVRATIPRERAQPSQPNLLHEANRDI, encoded by the coding sequence ATGAAAGAGATTGACGACCACTTTTCAAAAGAAGAGATCAAGCGCCGAAGCAAACTGTTCTATGGAACGCTGATGGTGCTGCTGCTCCCCTTTATCTTGATCCCCCTGCTGCTCTCGCTGATCATACGTACCTTCTACCCTCAGATCCCAATCCCTAACCACCCGGACATGATTGGCAATGTGATCACGCTGTTCCTGATCATCGTGGCCATGGTCGTGCTGGTGCGGCTCGGCAAGCCGACGCTCTCGGCCATCCTGCTGGTCGGGATCTGGCTCACCGCAATCATCATCACGCTGGTCAATGGCAGCATCAACGACAACGTCGCGGCGCTGCTGGTCATCCCGATCATCATCGCCGGGCTGCTGATCAATGGCCAGGCCAGCATCTCGATCGCCCTGATCTCCAGTGCGCTGGTCTGGACGATCGCCTGGTTCAAGCAGGATGCCCCCATCCTGTTCCTCGATAATCGCATCCAGTTCCAGCCCCAGTATGGGCACGCCATATTCTGGACCGCGCTATTCTGGACGATCGCCGGGCTCACCTGGATCCTCTCGAACACCATCCAGCGGGCGCTGCGCGAGAGCCACGACCAGGCCCTGGCCTTCAGCCAGCTGAGCGAGCAGCTTGAGCAGCGTGTGGCCGAGCAGACGCTAGAGCTGGCCCGCCGCGCCAACCGCGCCGAGGCGCTCTACGATGTGAGCCGCGCCCTGGCCAGCACGCTCGATCTGCTGTCGGTGCTGAACATGATCGGCGAGCAGGCCGCCCACCTGCTGGGCTTCGAGGGCGCGCTGGTGCTGCTCACCGACAGCGAGACCGGCGAGTTTGTGGTGGAGGGGGCCTCGCACGCGGCGATCAACACCTTCATCCTCGCCACGCTCCAGCCCGCGCTCCGCCACGTGCTGCACTCCAACGAGCCGCAGATCATCGCGCTGGGGGCCGGGGCTGCGGGCGAGAAGACCTCGGCGCTGGCCCTGCCGCTGCGCTACGGTACCAATGTCGAGGGTATCCTGATGCTGATGGACAGCCGGGGCGCGGCCACCCGCTCCAGCGACGACCTGCACCTGGCGCAGGGCCTAGCCGACCAGGCCGCGATCGCCATCGCCAACACCCAGTTCCTGGAGCAGGCCCGCGAGGCCGCCACGCTGGAGGAGCGCACGCGGCTGGCCCGCGACATCCACGACACGCTGGCCCAGGGCCTCACCGGCATCGTGATGCAGCTGGGCGCGGTGCAGCGCGCCCTGGCCCACGCCCCCGGCGAGGCCGAGGTGCACCTCGATCTGGCCCAGCGCATGGCCCGCGAGTCGCTGGCCGAGGCCCGCCGCTCGGTCTGGAACATGCGCTCGCCCGCCCTTGAGCGCGGCAACATCGCCGACGCGCTGGGCAACCTGGCCGCCCACCCGGCCCAGCCCGGCCTACAGGTCGATCTGGATGTGCGCGGCGCACCCTACCCGCTGGAGACCGCCGCCGAGTCGGCGCTGCTGCGGGTGAGCCAGGAGGCGCTGGTGAACACCAGCAAGCACGCCAAGGCCACCAAGGTGCAGATCCAGCTCGACTACACGCCCGACGCGATCTGCCTGCTTATCTGCGACAACGGCATCGGCTTCCAGAATATCGACAAGGTCGACACCGCGCCCACCCCAGGGGTGCGCGGCGGCTTCGGCCTGATGGGCATGCGCGAGCGCCTGCGGGCGCTGGGCGGCAGGCTCGATATCACCAATAGCGCGGGGGCGCAGGTGCGCGCCACCATCCCGCGCGAGCGCGCCCAGCCATCGCAGCCCAACCTGCTGCACGAGGCAAATCGCGACATCTAG
- a CDS encoding response regulator transcription factor, with protein MVRLFVVDDHPVVRHGIVAILRYEADIEVVGEAADGQDAIDGILARSPDVVLLDLRLPTRSGIEVMREVHAQKPGVRFLVLTTYDTDAYIAPALAAGAQGYLLKDATPDDLVKAVHTAIQGGVTLEPGVAARLLGRVAESGRGEELSARELAVLRLLVGGASNKIIAAQLYLSENTVKSHMSHIFSKLGVQSRAEAVATALQRGLIPMDQLQ; from the coding sequence ATGGTCCGCCTATTTGTTGTTGACGATCACCCGGTGGTGCGCCACGGGATCGTCGCTATTCTGCGCTACGAGGCCGATATCGAGGTGGTGGGCGAGGCCGCCGACGGCCAGGACGCTATCGACGGCATCCTGGCGCGCTCGCCCGATGTGGTGCTGCTCGACCTGCGGCTGCCTACCCGCAGCGGCATCGAGGTGATGCGCGAGGTGCACGCCCAGAAGCCCGGCGTGCGCTTCCTAGTGCTCACCACCTACGACACCGACGCCTACATCGCCCCGGCGCTGGCGGCGGGCGCGCAGGGCTACCTGCTGAAGGATGCCACGCCCGACGACCTGGTGAAGGCGGTGCACACCGCCATCCAGGGCGGCGTGACCCTGGAGCCAGGGGTGGCCGCCCGCCTGCTGGGCCGCGTGGCCGAGAGCGGGCGCGGCGAGGAGCTGTCGGCGCGCGAGCTGGCGGTGCTGCGGCTGCTGGTGGGCGGGGCCAGCAACAAGATCATCGCGGCCCAGCTCTACCTCTCCGAGAACACCGTCAAGTCGCATATGAGCCATATCTTCAGCAAGCTGGGCGTGCAGAGCCGCGCCGAGGCCGTGGCCACCGCGCTCCAGCGCGGCCTGATCCCCATGGACCAGCTCCAGTAG
- a CDS encoding disulfide bond formation protein B codes for MSNPEISASAEADAPEEQGGSAFTSSLGLYSRYIALLTAWVATCGSLFFSEVLGWQPCLMCWYQRILMYPLAIILPVGILRRDSKLHLYALPFPLIGMFVSLYHYLLIKTTIFPPPACSVSVPCTVDYIDWFGFINIPFMALTAFIIIAAMMFISMRQPFDEELDEDGEPVQRPLLSMENILVVAIIGIVVLWFAVAGRIMG; via the coding sequence ATGAGCAACCCCGAGATCTCCGCGTCCGCCGAGGCCGACGCCCCCGAAGAGCAGGGGGGCAGCGCCTTCACCAGCTCGCTCGGTCTCTACTCGCGCTATATCGCGCTGCTGACAGCCTGGGTCGCCACATGCGGCAGCTTGTTCTTCAGCGAGGTGCTAGGCTGGCAGCCGTGCCTCATGTGCTGGTATCAGCGCATCCTCATGTATCCGCTGGCGATCATTTTGCCGGTCGGCATCTTGCGCCGCGACAGCAAGCTGCACCTCTACGCCCTGCCCTTCCCGCTGATCGGCATGTTTGTCTCGCTCTACCACTACCTGCTGATCAAGACCACGATCTTCCCGCCGCCCGCGTGCTCGGTGAGCGTGCCCTGCACCGTCGACTACATCGACTGGTTTGGGTTCATCAACATCCCGTTCATGGCGCTCACCGCCTTCATCATCATCGCCGCCATGATGTTCATCTCCATGCGGCAGCCCTTCGACGAGGAGCTGGATGAAGATGGCGAGCCGGTGCAGCGCCCGCTGCTCTCGATGGAGAACATCCTGGTGGTGGCGATCATCGGCATCGTGGTGCTGTGGTTCGCGGTGGCGGGCCGGATCATGGGCTAG
- a CDS encoding undecaprenyl-diphosphate phosphatase translates to MQKTSGARGRGQATTWLVLAALAAILVAGNLLATGEVRTWWNVVTLGVVEGITEWLPISSTGHLLVVGKLLNFQENIGGTFEIFIQLGAILAVVAYYARDLIQQARALPSSAQVRHFWASIVIACIPAGLLGLLLRKWIKAVLFESPTTIAIALIVGGIILLLVERLTLRVTTTDVQKTSFRQALGIGVAQVFSLIPGVSRSASSVVGGMLAGLDRPTATTFSFYMAMPVLGAATVVDLLGSLDMVTSADVPRLIVGTVVAMITAWFSIGWLLRYIARHSWVSFGIYRILAGLLILGLVAAGALR, encoded by the coding sequence ATGCAGAAGACATCCGGCGCGCGCGGGCGCGGCCAGGCCACCACATGGCTCGTGCTCGCGGCGCTCGCGGCGATCTTGGTTGCTGGCAACCTGCTCGCCACAGGCGAGGTGCGCACATGGTGGAACGTGGTGACGCTCGGCGTGGTCGAGGGCATCACCGAGTGGCTGCCGATCTCATCCACCGGACACCTGCTGGTGGTGGGCAAGCTGCTCAACTTCCAAGAGAATATCGGCGGTACCTTCGAGATCTTCATCCAGCTCGGCGCGATCCTGGCTGTGGTGGCCTACTACGCCCGCGACCTCATCCAGCAGGCCCGCGCCCTGCCCAGCAGCGCGCAGGTGCGCCACTTCTGGGCCAGCATCGTGATAGCGTGCATCCCGGCGGGTCTGCTAGGGCTGCTGCTGCGCAAGTGGATCAAGGCCGTGCTGTTCGAGTCGCCTACCACCATCGCGATCGCGCTGATCGTCGGCGGCATCATCCTGCTGCTGGTCGAGCGGCTGACCCTGCGGGTGACCACCACCGACGTACAGAAGACCAGCTTCCGTCAGGCGCTGGGTATCGGCGTGGCCCAGGTGTTCTCGCTCATCCCCGGCGTCTCGCGCTCGGCATCCTCGGTGGTGGGCGGCATGCTGGCCGGGCTGGATCGCCCGACGGCCACCACGTTCTCGTTCTACATGGCCATGCCCGTGCTGGGCGCGGCCACCGTGGTGGATCTGCTGGGTAGCCTGGACATGGTGACATCAGCCGATGTGCCGCGCCTGATCGTGGGCACCGTGGTGGCTATGATCACTGCATGGTTCAGCATTGGCTGGCTGCTGCGCTATATCGCCCGCCACAGCTGGGTCTCGTTTGGCATCTACCGCATCCTGGCCGGGCTGCTCATCCTCGGCCTGGTGGCCGCTGGCGCGCTTCGCTAG
- a CDS encoding response regulator, producing MEAAVDRRSPMSVWSSASSERSAIVHNIMNMPATILIADDEQPITEFVREVLVDEGYSVRIVHDGASALLAIESYQPDLVILDVAMPVMTGDEVLRRLRAGRFRTLPVIMATAGMHPQRFLNEGATATLAKPFDIDELLTLISQSLRLRR from the coding sequence ATGGAAGCTGCGGTCGACAGACGCTCGCCAATGAGCGTATGGTCCTCAGCGAGCTCTGAAAGATCCGCCATTGTACACAACATCATGAATATGCCCGCTACAATTCTGATCGCCGACGACGAGCAGCCGATCACCGAGTTTGTCCGCGAGGTGCTGGTTGACGAGGGCTACAGTGTTCGAATCGTCCACGACGGCGCGAGCGCGCTGCTGGCCATCGAGTCCTACCAGCCCGACCTCGTGATCCTCGATGTGGCTATGCCTGTGATGACGGGCGATGAGGTGCTGCGCCGCCTGCGCGCAGGCCGGTTCCGCACCCTGCCGGTGATCATGGCCACGGCGGGCATGCACCCGCAGCGGTTCTTGAACGAGGGGGCCACGGCGACCCTGGCCAAACCCTTCGACATCGACGAGCTGCTGACCCTCATCAGCCAAAGCCTGCGCCTGCGCCGCTAG
- a CDS encoding VOC family protein, whose translation MTTPTVAAPAAATASPIDPRTSVGAVTLSVADLARSSAYYQEHIGLAELGRDATSATFGVAGLPLLHLRQQPGARVVRRATGLYHFALLLPSRRDLALIIKHFAEAQTPIGGASDHIVSEALYLSDPDGHGIEIYRDRPRERWYDAKGSFLMTTVALDIYDILGELGENPPAWGGLPQGTTMGHVHLQVARIPEAESFYLGVLGMDRMAALPQASFVSAGGYHHHLGMNTWAGVGVGAPPEGAARLIEYELVLPDAAALDATLERIRAAQAPLERRADGWLTRDPSHNHILLRAG comes from the coding sequence ATGACAACACCTACCGTAGCAGCGCCCGCCGCCGCAACCGCATCGCCTATCGACCCGCGCACATCGGTGGGCGCGGTCACGCTGAGCGTGGCCGACCTCGCCCGCTCCAGCGCCTACTACCAGGAGCACATCGGCCTGGCCGAGCTGGGCCGCGACGCCACCAGCGCCACGTTTGGCGTGGCGGGCCTGCCGCTGCTGCACCTGCGCCAGCAGCCCGGCGCGCGCGTGGTGCGCCGCGCCACCGGCCTCTACCACTTCGCCCTGCTGCTGCCCAGCCGCCGCGACCTAGCCCTGATCATCAAGCACTTCGCCGAGGCCCAGACGCCGATCGGCGGGGCCTCCGACCATATCGTGAGCGAGGCGCTCTACCTCTCCGACCCCGACGGCCACGGGATCGAGATCTACCGCGACCGCCCGCGCGAGCGCTGGTACGACGCCAAGGGCAGCTTCCTGATGACCACGGTGGCGCTCGATATCTACGACATCCTGGGCGAGCTGGGCGAGAACCCGCCCGCATGGGGCGGCCTGCCCCAGGGCACCACCATGGGCCATGTGCACCTGCAGGTCGCGCGCATCCCCGAGGCCGAGTCGTTCTACCTGGGCGTGCTGGGCATGGATCGCATGGCTGCGCTGCCCCAGGCCAGCTTTGTGAGCGCGGGCGGCTACCACCACCACCTGGGCATGAACACCTGGGCGGGCGTGGGCGTGGGTGCGCCGCCCGAGGGCGCGGCCCGCCTGATCGAGTACGAGCTGGTGCTGCCCGACGCGGCGGCGCTGGATGCCACCCTGGAGCGCATCCGCGCCGCCCAGGCCCCGCTGGAGCGCCGCGCCGACGGCTGGCTGACCCGCGACCCCTCGCACAACCACATCCTGCTGCGCGCTGGGTAG
- a CDS encoding DUF1080 domain-containing protein, with product MTIARKARHVFLVGIIGALALATQALPLQAQSSTLLSDTFEDGNADGWATTGGSWSVVTDGSKVYQQSTVSGQSRSLAGSSWADQTVEAKVKPLSFSGGSEYVGVIARAQSATSFYTLIIRNANKIELRRISSGSTNTLTSVSFTVDTNTWYTLRLQVQGSTLTGYVNGTKYVTATDSQYASGQVGLVTYNGTASFDDVSVTGAGGTTPTTVPTSTPTKTSTPVPGTATPTRTATPVTPTTVATATAIPATPVPGSAIYAAPNGSDSAAGTISAPTTLTSAITRVAAGGIIYLRGGTYSYATPVMIERGNNGTSSARKQLFAYPGETPILDFSAMAELSTNRGLSVNGSYWHVKGLIVQRAGDNGVFVGGNNNIIERVVTRYNRDTGLQLGRYVSTAAYADWPANNLIVSCESHDNADSDGEDADGFAAKLTVGPGNIFRYDVSHNNIDDGWDLYTKSDTGAIGAVTIENSIAYNNGTLSDGSTAGNGDRNGFKLGGEDIGVNHIIRNNLAYHNGKHGFTWNRNTGSIQMTSNVAVDSGERNFTFEGGSSVFKGNLSCRTSSGSNDKIVGTDAGSNAWWMGSNASACSSYTGSFSWSFNSDGSLSYSFK from the coding sequence ATGACGATCGCACGCAAAGCCCGGCACGTATTCCTGGTTGGCATCATCGGGGCCTTGGCCCTGGCCACCCAGGCCCTGCCGCTCCAGGCGCAGTCATCGACGCTGCTGAGCGACACCTTTGAGGATGGCAACGCGGATGGGTGGGCGACCACCGGCGGCAGCTGGTCGGTGGTGACGGATGGCTCGAAGGTCTACCAGCAGAGCACCGTCAGCGGGCAGTCGCGCTCGCTCGCTGGCTCGTCCTGGGCCGACCAGACCGTCGAGGCTAAGGTCAAGCCGCTCTCGTTCAGCGGCGGCAGCGAGTATGTGGGCGTGATCGCCCGCGCCCAGAGCGCGACCAGCTTCTACACGCTGATCATCCGCAACGCCAACAAGATCGAGCTGCGCCGCATCTCCTCGGGGTCGACCAACACGCTCACCTCGGTCTCGTTCACGGTGGATACCAACACATGGTACACGCTCAGGCTGCAGGTGCAGGGCAGCACGCTCACCGGCTACGTGAACGGCACCAAATATGTGACCGCCACCGACAGCCAGTACGCCTCTGGCCAGGTGGGCCTGGTGACCTATAACGGCACCGCCTCGTTCGACGACGTGAGCGTGACCGGCGCTGGCGGCACCACGCCGACCACCGTGCCCACCAGCACGCCCACCAAGACATCCACGCCGGTGCCCGGCACCGCCACGCCCACTAGGACGGCCACACCCGTGACGCCGACCACCGTGGCGACGGCCACGGCTATCCCGGCCACGCCGGTGCCTGGCTCGGCCATCTACGCCGCGCCCAACGGCAGCGACAGCGCGGCGGGCACAATCTCGGCCCCCACCACGCTCACCTCCGCGATCACGCGGGTGGCGGCGGGCGGCATCATCTACCTGCGCGGCGGCACCTACAGCTACGCCACGCCGGTGATGATCGAGCGCGGCAACAATGGCACATCCAGCGCCCGCAAGCAGCTGTTCGCCTACCCCGGCGAGACGCCGATCCTCGACTTCTCGGCCATGGCCGAGCTTTCCACCAACCGTGGTCTGAGCGTCAACGGCTCGTACTGGCACGTGAAGGGCCTGATCGTGCAGCGCGCCGGTGACAACGGCGTGTTCGTGGGCGGCAACAACAACATCATCGAGCGCGTGGTGACGCGCTACAACCGCGACACCGGCCTGCAGCTTGGCCGCTACGTCTCCACCGCCGCCTACGCCGACTGGCCGGCCAACAACCTGATCGTCAGCTGCGAGTCGCACGACAACGCCGACTCGGATGGCGAGGATGCGGACGGCTTCGCGGCCAAGCTGACCGTCGGCCCGGGCAACATCTTCCGCTACGATGTCTCGCACAACAACATCGACGACGGCTGGGATCTGTACACCAAGAGCGACACCGGCGCGATCGGCGCGGTGACGATCGAGAACTCGATCGCCTATAACAACGGCACGCTGAGCGATGGCTCGACGGCTGGCAATGGCGACCGCAACGGCTTCAAGCTGGGCGGCGAGGACATCGGCGTCAACCACATCATCCGCAACAACTTGGCCTACCACAACGGCAAGCATGGCTTCACCTGGAACCGCAACACCGGCAGCATCCAGATGACCAGCAACGTGGCGGTGGACAGCGGCGAGCGCAACTTCACCTTCGAGGGCGGCTCGTCGGTGTTCAAGGGCAACCTGTCGTGCCGCACCTCCAGCGGCTCGAACGACAAGATCGTGGGCACCGACGCTGGCTCGAACGCGTGGTGGATGGGCTCGAACGCCTCGGCCTGCTCGTCGTACACCGGCAGCTTCTCGTGGTCGTTCAACAGCGACGGCAGCCTGAGCTACTCGTTCAAATAG
- a CDS encoding DUF2029 domain-containing protein, with translation MAAYPPQPARGPLLLWLYGAGMLLVASAFVWRYPLIPNAHALADIGKLAKYQPAEFAGYLGGMAALWLLYFAALRESRRLAARHVVAAAFGWGAALAFAFVWLYPVSAIDVFLYAVRSRLLTAYGENPIAIPFAAHPGDAWMPFATQYWAARVSPYGPLWNLVGAPITAASGADMPLALLGFKLLSALCVLAAGYVAMRTAHRGRHGQRASSAALFFMWNPLVLWEGVGNAHNDTLVILLILLALWAWEARRDTLVLPLLVLATLLKYVALPLLPLAAVAVWFRLPPRQRPRAALASAALCAAAVALALFPFYDLAAIPRALADQQALPYTSPTSLALALLAPPHAPRQVEHWATLVGAAALGLTVLWQMARLRRSPQRLPRACFETLFVLILALASARGWYLIWLVGLAAALPGQWPRWRCHAWAMAALATYAFFIWVEAWWQPGYTRTQVVGTLIMLVPPLAITAAEIAYAAPNVFIRIMGPRAVSMEK, from the coding sequence ATGGCCGCCTACCCCCCGCAGCCAGCGCGCGGCCCGCTGCTGCTGTGGCTCTACGGCGCAGGAATGCTGCTGGTGGCCAGCGCCTTCGTGTGGCGCTACCCGCTCATCCCCAACGCCCACGCCCTGGCCGACATTGGGAAGCTGGCGAAGTATCAGCCCGCCGAGTTCGCGGGCTACCTGGGCGGCATGGCGGCGCTCTGGCTGCTGTACTTCGCCGCCCTGCGCGAGAGCAGGCGGCTGGCCGCGCGCCACGTAGTCGCGGCGGCCTTCGGCTGGGGCGCGGCGCTGGCCTTCGCCTTCGTGTGGCTCTACCCGGTGAGCGCCATCGACGTGTTCCTCTACGCGGTGCGCTCGCGCCTGCTCACAGCCTATGGCGAGAACCCCATCGCCATCCCGTTCGCCGCGCACCCCGGCGACGCCTGGATGCCCTTCGCCACGCAGTACTGGGCCGCGCGGGTCTCGCCCTACGGGCCGCTGTGGAATCTGGTGGGCGCGCCGATCACCGCCGCGAGCGGGGCTGACATGCCGCTGGCCCTGCTGGGCTTCAAGCTGCTCTCGGCGCTGTGCGTGCTGGCGGCGGGCTATGTGGCCATGCGCACCGCCCATCGCGGGCGGCACGGCCAGCGCGCCAGCAGCGCCGCGCTCTTTTTCATGTGGAACCCGCTGGTGCTGTGGGAGGGCGTGGGCAACGCGCATAACGATACGCTGGTCATCCTGCTGATCCTGCTGGCGCTGTGGGCCTGGGAGGCCCGGCGCGATACGCTGGTGCTGCCGCTGCTGGTGCTGGCCACGCTGCTGAAGTATGTGGCGCTGCCGCTGCTGCCGCTGGCCGCCGTGGCGGTGTGGTTCCGGCTGCCGCCCCGCCAGCGGCCCCGCGCGGCCCTGGCCAGCGCCGCCCTGTGCGCGGCGGCGGTCGCCCTGGCGCTGTTCCCCTTCTACGATCTGGCCGCCATCCCCCGCGCCCTGGCCGATCAGCAGGCCCTGCCCTACACCTCGCCCACCTCGCTGGCGCTGGCGCTGCTGGCCCCGCCCCACGCCCCGCGCCAGGTGGAGCACTGGGCCACGCTGGTGGGGGCTGCGGCGCTCGGCCTCACCGTGCTGTGGCAGATGGCCCGCCTGCGCCGCAGCCCGCAGCGCCTGCCCCGCGCCTGCTTCGAGACGCTGTTCGTGCTGATCCTGGCGCTGGCCAGCGCGCGCGGCTGGTACCTGATCTGGCTGGTGGGGCTGGCCGCCGCGCTGCCCGGCCAGTGGCCGCGCTGGCGCTGCCACGCCTGGGCCATGGCTGCGCTGGCCACCTACGCCTTCTTCATCTGGGTCGAGGCGTGGTGGCAGCCGGGCTACACCCGCACCCAGGTGGTCGGCACGCTGATCATGTTGGTGCCGCCGCTCGCCATCACCGCCGCCGAGATCGCATACGCCGCGCCGAACGTATTTATTCGTATAATGGGGCCAAGGGCCGTTTCTATGGAGAAGTAG
- a CDS encoding biotin--protein ligase — translation MHGEYKVPGGKLVVVDLDVRDGRLCDIELSGDFFLEPDEALGRMAAAVAGLPAQADEASIAQAVREAAGDAELIGITPEGVAVAVRRAVEGGAR, via the coding sequence ATGCACGGTGAGTACAAGGTGCCCGGCGGCAAGCTGGTCGTGGTCGACCTGGATGTGCGCGACGGGCGGCTCTGCGATATAGAGCTGAGCGGGGATTTCTTCCTGGAGCCGGATGAGGCGCTGGGCCGCATGGCCGCCGCCGTGGCCGGGCTGCCCGCCCAGGCCGACGAGGCCAGCATCGCCCAGGCGGTGCGCGAGGCCGCGGGCGACGCCGAGCTGATCGGCATCACGCCCGAGGGTGTGGCCGTGGCGGTGCGCCGCGCGGTCGAGGGGGGCGCGCGATGA